The Lycium barbarum isolate Lr01 chromosome 12, ASM1917538v2, whole genome shotgun sequence genome includes a region encoding these proteins:
- the LOC132621521 gene encoding probable LRR receptor-like serine/threonine-protein kinase At3g47570 isoform X2: MRRFSFRPCMTRSFHQSRRSKLLLIILVPLGASLMVLASIVVFMLRRRGNRNVPTQAESLPARTTLARISYIEVERATQGFDQCNLLGFGGYGSVYKGIFANGMVLAIKVFNLQIEGAFKSFDSECEVLRNLCHRNLTKVITSCTNLDFKALLLEYMPNGSLEQWLHSDGYFLNMIQRLDIMIDVASALEYLYHGYATVAVHSDLKPSNVLLDERLIGHVSDFGLAKLLGEGESIAHTKTLATVGYISPDSQIPNLSFSRVTLELIIATH, translated from the exons ATGCGGCGATTTTCTTTCCGGCCTTGTATGACTAGGTCATTTCATCAGTCAAGAAGAAGCAAATTGCTACTGATTATACTTGTCCCATTAGGAGCTTCACTGATGGTTCTTGCTTCAATAGTTGTGTTTATGTTAAGGAGACGTGGGAACAGAAACGTTCCAACTCAAGCCGAATCCTTACCTGCAAGAACAACATTAGCAAGGATTTCATACATTGAAGTTGAAAGGGCAACTCAAGGGTTCGACCAATGCAACTTGCTAGGCTTTGGAggttatggctctgtttacaagGGAATCTTTGCAAATGGGATGGTCTTGGCAATCAAAGTGTTTAATTTACAGATTGAAGGTGCATTCAAGAGTTTTGATTCTGAATGTGAAGTTTTACGGAACCTTTGCCATAGGAATCTTACCAAAGTTATCACCAGTTGTACTAACTTGGATTTTAAAGCTTTACTTCTAGAGTACATGCCCAATGGAAGCCTTGAGCAGTGGTTACATTCTGATGGTTACTTCTTGAATATGATCCAAAGATTAGACATAATGATCGATGTTGCATCTGCTTTGGAATATCTCTATCATGGTTATGCCACAGTCGCTGTACATAGTGACTTGAAGCCTAGCAACGTCTTGCTAGACGAAAGGCTGATTGGACATGTGAGTGACTTTGGCCTGGCCAAGTTATTGGGAGAAGGGGAATCTATTGCTCATACTAAAACACTTGCTACAGTGGGCTACATTTCACCAG ATTCGCAGataccaaacttatcattttcccGAGTGACTCTGGAATTGATCATTGCAACTCATTAG
- the LOC132621521 gene encoding probable LRR receptor-like serine/threonine-protein kinase At3g47570 isoform X1, translating into MRRFSFRPCMTRSFHQSRRSKLLLIILVPLGASLMVLASIVVFMLRRRGNRNVPTQAESLPARTTLARISYIEVERATQGFDQCNLLGFGGYGSVYKGIFANGMVLAIKVFNLQIEGAFKSFDSECEVLRNLCHRNLTKVITSCTNLDFKALLLEYMPNGSLEQWLHSDGYFLNMIQRLDIMIDVASALEYLYHGYATVAVHSDLKPSNVLLDERLIGHVSDFGLAKLLGEGESIAHTKTLATVGYISPDTKLIIFPSDSGIDHCNSLARISYIEVERATQGFDQCNLLGCGGYGSVYKGIFENGMVWAIKVFNLQIEDAFKSFDSECEVLCNLRDKNLIKVITSCTNLDFKA; encoded by the exons ATGCGGCGATTTTCTTTCCGGCCTTGTATGACTAGGTCATTTCATCAGTCAAGAAGAAGCAAATTGCTACTGATTATACTTGTCCCATTAGGAGCTTCACTGATGGTTCTTGCTTCAATAGTTGTGTTTATGTTAAGGAGACGTGGGAACAGAAACGTTCCAACTCAAGCCGAATCCTTACCTGCAAGAACAACATTAGCAAGGATTTCATACATTGAAGTTGAAAGGGCAACTCAAGGGTTCGACCAATGCAACTTGCTAGGCTTTGGAggttatggctctgtttacaagGGAATCTTTGCAAATGGGATGGTCTTGGCAATCAAAGTGTTTAATTTACAGATTGAAGGTGCATTCAAGAGTTTTGATTCTGAATGTGAAGTTTTACGGAACCTTTGCCATAGGAATCTTACCAAAGTTATCACCAGTTGTACTAACTTGGATTTTAAAGCTTTACTTCTAGAGTACATGCCCAATGGAAGCCTTGAGCAGTGGTTACATTCTGATGGTTACTTCTTGAATATGATCCAAAGATTAGACATAATGATCGATGTTGCATCTGCTTTGGAATATCTCTATCATGGTTATGCCACAGTCGCTGTACATAGTGACTTGAAGCCTAGCAACGTCTTGCTAGACGAAAGGCTGATTGGACATGTGAGTGACTTTGGCCTGGCCAAGTTATTGGGAGAAGGGGAATCTATTGCTCATACTAAAACACTTGCTACAGTGGGCTACATTTCACCAG ataccaaacttatcattttcccGAGTGACTCTGGAATTGATCATTGCAACTCATTAGCCAGGATTTCATACATTGAAGTTGAAAGGGCAACTCAAGGGTTCGACCAATGCAACTTGCTAGGTTGTGGAggttatggctctgtttacaagGGCATCTTTGAAAATGGGATGGTTTGGGCAATCAAAGTGTTTAATTTACAGATTGAAGATGCATTCAAGAGTTTTGATTCCGAATGCGAAGTTTTATGCAACCTTCGCGATAAGAATCTTATCAAAGTTATCACCAGTTGTACTAACTTGGATTTTAAAGCTTAA